The following proteins are encoded in a genomic region of Burkholderia gladioli:
- a CDS encoding Hsp70 family protein encodes MSEARYSIGIDLGTTHCALSYVDLAASDGDAAAQQVLPIAQLSSPGAVASPELLPSFLYLPHEGELAAGDLSLPWTASRDYAVGEMARSRGAGTPIRLVSSAKSWLCHPGVDRRAAILPNDAPPEVARVSPLEASVRYLNHLREAWDHAHPDAPFAAQDVTVTIPASFDPAARELTAEAAQAAGYTRMTLLEEPQAALYSWIQKSGGGWRKDVKVGDIILVVDVGGGTTDLSLIAVVEREGNLELHRVAVGEHILLGGDNMDLALAHVVARKLAAQGTQADPWQLRALTYACRGAKEALLSDRSVETVPLVVPSRGAKLIGGSIRTELTRAELTQILLEGFFPQVEASARPAVRTRAGLTQLGLPYAQDAGITRHLAAFLGKQVGALAELDGLPAAAHHPGASFLHPSAVLFNGGVFKSELLTERILAILNGWLAADGAAPARLLGGADLDLAVARGAAYYGYVKRGRGVRIRGGTARAYYVAIESAMPAIPGMEPPISALCVAPFGMEEGSDAALPEQEFGLVVGEPVQFRFFGSSVRRQDQVGDMLDYWSPEELQELEAIQATLPADGRTPGEVVAVRLHARVTEAGTLELEALPRGSEARWKVEFDVRGGVDA; translated from the coding sequence GTGAGCGAGGCACGTTATTCGATCGGCATCGACCTCGGCACCACCCACTGCGCGCTGTCCTACGTGGACCTGGCCGCCAGCGACGGCGACGCGGCCGCGCAGCAGGTGCTGCCGATCGCGCAGCTCAGCTCGCCGGGCGCGGTGGCCTCGCCCGAGCTGCTGCCCTCCTTCCTCTACCTGCCGCACGAAGGCGAGCTGGCCGCGGGCGACCTGAGCCTGCCCTGGACCGCGAGCCGCGACTACGCGGTCGGCGAGATGGCGCGCAGCCGCGGCGCCGGCACGCCGATCCGGCTGGTGTCGAGCGCGAAGAGCTGGCTCTGCCACCCCGGCGTGGACCGCCGCGCGGCGATCCTGCCCAACGACGCGCCGCCCGAGGTGGCGCGCGTCTCGCCGCTGGAAGCCTCGGTGCGCTACCTGAACCACCTGCGCGAGGCCTGGGACCACGCGCATCCCGATGCGCCCTTCGCCGCGCAGGACGTGACGGTGACGATCCCCGCCTCGTTCGACCCGGCCGCGCGCGAGCTGACGGCCGAGGCCGCGCAGGCCGCCGGCTACACCCGCATGACCCTGCTGGAAGAGCCGCAGGCCGCGCTCTACAGCTGGATCCAGAAGAGCGGCGGCGGCTGGCGCAAGGACGTCAAGGTCGGCGACATCATCCTGGTGGTGGACGTCGGCGGCGGCACCACCGATCTCTCGCTGATCGCGGTGGTGGAGCGCGAGGGCAATCTCGAGCTGCATCGCGTGGCGGTGGGCGAGCACATCCTGCTCGGCGGCGACAACATGGACCTGGCCTTGGCCCACGTGGTGGCCCGCAAGCTGGCCGCGCAGGGGACCCAGGCCGATCCGTGGCAGTTGCGCGCGCTGACCTACGCCTGCCGCGGCGCCAAGGAGGCGCTGCTGTCCGATCGCAGCGTCGAGACCGTGCCGCTGGTGGTGCCCAGCCGCGGCGCCAAGCTGATCGGCGGCTCGATCCGCACCGAGCTGACGCGCGCCGAACTCACGCAGATCCTGCTCGAAGGCTTCTTCCCGCAGGTCGAGGCGAGCGCGCGCCCGGCCGTGCGCACGCGCGCCGGCCTCACGCAGCTGGGCCTGCCCTATGCGCAGGACGCCGGCATCACGCGCCACCTGGCCGCCTTCCTCGGCAAGCAGGTGGGCGCGCTGGCCGAACTCGACGGGCTGCCGGCCGCCGCGCACCACCCCGGCGCGAGCTTCCTGCACCCGAGCGCCGTGCTGTTCAACGGCGGCGTGTTCAAGTCCGAGCTGCTGACCGAGCGCATCCTCGCGATCCTGAACGGCTGGCTGGCCGCCGACGGCGCGGCGCCCGCGCGCCTGCTCGGCGGCGCCGATCTCGACCTCGCGGTGGCGCGCGGCGCGGCCTACTACGGCTACGTCAAGCGCGGCCGCGGCGTGCGGATCCGCGGCGGCACGGCGCGCGCCTACTACGTGGCGATCGAATCGGCGATGCCGGCGATCCCCGGCATGGAGCCGCCGATCTCCGCCCTCTGCGTGGCGCCCTTCGGCATGGAGGAAGGCAGCGACGCGGCCCTGCCCGAGCAGGAATTCGGGCTGGTGGTGGGCGAGCCGGTGCAGTTCCGCTTCTTCGGCTCCTCGGTGCGGCGCCAGGACCAGGTGGGCGACATGCTCGACTACTGGTCGCCGGAGGAACTGCAGGAGCTGGAGGCGATCCAGGCCACCCTGCCCGCCGACGGCCGCACGCCGGGCGAGGTGGTGGCCGTGCGCCTGCATGCGCGCGTGACCGAGGCCGGCACGCTCGAACTCGAGGCCCTGCCGCGCGGCAGCGAGGCGCGCTGGAAGGTGGAATTCGACGTGCGCGGCGGCGTGGACGCCTGA
- a CDS encoding DUF2760 domain-containing protein, translating to MPESNLSLLGRLSVAIGSFFAILGNGKLAAEVRDLRNGVTPAAAPVAPAAPQPAPAKPQAPAPVAAQPAPAPVIAAASPDAALQLLGLLQKNARFVDFVEEDIAAYADAEIGAAARLVHEGCRATLREHFTIRPVRGEAEGARVTLPAGFDATANRVTGNVVGAAPFTGTLSHRGWRADEVKLPKLVATHDLTVIAPAEVEL from the coding sequence ATGCCTGAATCGAATCTGTCCTTGCTGGGCCGCCTGTCGGTGGCTATCGGCTCGTTCTTCGCCATCCTCGGCAACGGCAAGCTGGCCGCCGAAGTGCGCGACCTGCGCAATGGCGTCACGCCCGCGGCAGCGCCCGTGGCCCCTGCCGCGCCGCAACCGGCCCCGGCCAAGCCGCAGGCCCCGGCCCCCGTCGCGGCGCAGCCGGCACCGGCGCCCGTGATCGCCGCCGCGAGCCCCGACGCGGCACTGCAATTGCTCGGCCTGCTGCAGAAGAACGCGCGCTTCGTCGATTTCGTCGAGGAAGACATCGCCGCCTATGCCGACGCCGAGATCGGCGCGGCCGCGCGGCTGGTCCACGAAGGCTGCCGCGCCACGCTGCGCGAGCACTTCACGATCCGCCCGGTGCGCGGCGAGGCCGAGGGCGCGCGCGTGACGCTGCCCGCCGGCTTCGACGCCACCGCCAACCGCGTGACCGGCAACGTGGTGGGCGCCGCGCCCTTCACCGGCACGCTGAGCCATCGCGGCTGGCGCGCCGACGAGGTGAAGCTGCCGAAGCTGGTGGCCACGCACGACCTCACGGTGATCGCGCCGGCGGAGGTGGAGCTGTGA
- a CDS encoding dTDP-4-dehydrorhamnose reductase family protein translates to MKLALIGASGLLGRAVAAALVPRRDWQLLATVRDPGSAHALAAARIAGLDPAALTPLDVLDAGALDRFFATQRPDAVIVCAAERRPDVCERDPAAARALNVDAPAAIAARAEAIGAWTLAMSTDYVFDGSAPPYRETDAPSPLNAYGRGKADGEAALLAASSRACALRLPLLYGPVIDWADSAVTSLVPAIVASSRDGAAPVEMDAWATRYPTWTPDVAEVIVQLAERHAAGAAVTGLCQWSGDEPMNKHEIATRIAAALGIVPRLIAVAEPKDATPRPRDCHLDSSRLEALGIGRRTRFDEAIRAVLRDGPAR, encoded by the coding sequence ATGAAACTCGCCCTGATCGGCGCTTCCGGCCTGCTGGGCCGCGCGGTGGCCGCCGCGCTGGTGCCGCGCCGCGACTGGCAGCTGCTGGCCACCGTGCGCGACCCCGGCAGCGCCCACGCGCTGGCCGCCGCGCGCATCGCCGGCCTCGACCCCGCCGCGCTGACGCCGCTCGACGTGCTCGATGCCGGCGCGCTCGATCGCTTCTTCGCCACGCAGCGCCCCGACGCGGTGATCGTCTGCGCGGCCGAGCGGCGCCCCGACGTCTGCGAGCGCGACCCCGCCGCGGCGCGCGCGCTCAACGTCGACGCGCCGGCCGCGATCGCCGCGCGCGCCGAGGCAATCGGCGCCTGGACGCTGGCCATGTCGACCGACTACGTGTTCGACGGCAGCGCGCCGCCCTATCGCGAAACCGATGCGCCGTCGCCGCTCAACGCCTATGGCCGCGGCAAGGCCGACGGCGAGGCCGCGCTGCTGGCCGCGTCCTCGCGCGCCTGCGCGCTGCGCCTGCCGCTGCTCTACGGGCCGGTGATCGACTGGGCCGATTCGGCCGTCACCAGCCTGGTGCCGGCCATCGTCGCCTCGTCGCGCGACGGCGCCGCGCCCGTCGAGATGGATGCCTGGGCCACCCGCTATCCCACCTGGACGCCCGACGTCGCCGAGGTGATCGTGCAGCTCGCCGAGCGCCATGCCGCGGGCGCCGCCGTGACGGGCCTCTGCCAATGGTCGGGCGACGAGCCGATGAACAAGCACGAGATCGCCACGCGCATCGCCGCCGCGCTCGGCATCGTGCCGCGCCTGATCGCCGTGGCCGAGCCGAAGGACGCCACGCCGCGCCCGCGCGACTGCCATCTCGACTCGTCGCGGCTGGAAGCGCTCGGCATCGGCCGGCGCACGCGTTTCGACGAGGCGATCCGCGCCGTGCTGCGCGACGGCCCCGCCCGCTGA
- a CDS encoding alpha/beta hydrolase has protein sequence MKSVYRGMTRAQLDVAYDNPGAVDDFPAVYATMRARSAALYARLAGQGASERDLHYGPAPRQRYDYLACGHQGAPLFVFIHGGYWQKCDKEDFAYVAAGPLAHGFDVVLAEYTLAPEAGMARIVGEIGALLDHLAAEPATRERALCLSGHSAGGHLTAVHRAHPSVQHAMPISALVELEPIRLGRLNERLQLSEAEVDSYSPLRRIGAGAPLTVAVGAAELPELVRHSREYAEACRAAGQPVAYLPVAGATHFSVLDDLAEPGGAQMTALMARFDSV, from the coding sequence ATGAAATCCGTCTATCGCGGCATGACGCGCGCCCAGCTCGACGTGGCCTACGACAACCCCGGCGCCGTCGACGACTTCCCCGCCGTCTACGCCACCATGCGCGCGCGCAGCGCGGCGCTCTACGCGCGGCTGGCCGGGCAGGGCGCCAGCGAGCGCGACCTGCATTACGGCCCCGCGCCGCGGCAGCGCTACGACTATCTCGCCTGCGGCCACCAGGGCGCGCCGCTGTTCGTGTTCATCCACGGCGGCTACTGGCAGAAATGCGACAAGGAGGATTTCGCCTATGTCGCGGCCGGCCCGCTCGCGCATGGCTTCGACGTGGTGCTGGCCGAGTACACGCTCGCGCCCGAGGCCGGCATGGCGCGCATCGTCGGCGAGATCGGCGCGCTGCTCGACCACCTCGCCGCCGAGCCGGCCACGCGCGAGCGCGCGCTGTGCCTGAGCGGGCATTCGGCCGGCGGCCACCTGACGGCGGTGCATCGCGCGCATCCCTCGGTGCAGCATGCGATGCCGATCAGCGCGCTGGTCGAGCTCGAGCCGATCCGCCTCGGCCGTCTCAACGAGCGGCTGCAGTTGAGCGAGGCCGAGGTCGACAGCTACAGCCCGTTGCGCCGGATCGGCGCGGGTGCGCCGCTGACGGTGGCGGTCGGCGCGGCCGAGCTGCCCGAGCTGGTCCGGCATTCGCGCGAATATGCCGAGGCCTGCCGCGCGGCGGGCCAGCCGGTGGCCTACCTGCCGGTGGCGGGGGCCACGCACTTCTCGGTGCTCGACGACCTGGCCGAGCCCGGCGGCGCGCAGATGACGGCCCTGATGGCGCGTTTCGACAGCGTGTAG
- a CDS encoding FHA domain-containing protein, whose amino-acid sequence MSAVPSLTLSVHDATGSRRIVVDGAGATLGRGTDCSVVLADTRRAISRLQARIDWRDGHYLLTDSGSNPTLVNGRIPGVSREVVLHDGDTLTIDVYRIVIEIEGASHGEDATVFAALAGREEEEVDAPTMVRVPEREAARPEAADLVDAVTQLRAADQVQAARGESGAADAVDELPDTPTMVRPPVIATPQAPQAPQAPQAPQAPQAPQAPQATQATQATQATQATQATQATQATQATQATQATQATQATQATQATQATQATQATQATQATQATQATQATQATQATQATQAAPTLQQASSITQVAPSMQAGPLESAELATTRHAEPIHPAAHDILLVALCDGLGIDAASLAGRDAADVARLAGALLRDAVGGAMAALRTGHMPGAAAGPELDGADPLRDCSDVETALRLLLSASAASASRDRLRDAFGELRDRQLALRGGLREVLAGLDPARLDPEAGWRDWLPGSAARLRAQYARDWTRVSQQAAAALDLQPVAAPGQQAPN is encoded by the coding sequence ATGTCCGCCGTTCCCAGCCTGACCTTGTCCGTCCACGACGCCACCGGCTCGCGCCGCATCGTGGTGGACGGCGCCGGCGCCACCCTCGGCCGCGGCACCGACTGCAGCGTGGTGCTGGCCGATACGCGACGCGCCATCTCGCGCCTGCAGGCGCGCATCGACTGGCGCGACGGCCATTACCTGCTGACCGATTCGGGCAGCAACCCAACCCTCGTAAACGGCCGGATCCCGGGTGTCTCGCGCGAGGTGGTGCTGCATGACGGCGATACGCTGACGATCGACGTGTACCGGATCGTGATCGAGATCGAGGGCGCGAGCCACGGCGAGGACGCGACGGTGTTCGCGGCGCTGGCGGGACGCGAGGAGGAAGAGGTCGACGCGCCCACCATGGTGCGCGTGCCGGAGCGCGAGGCGGCGCGGCCCGAGGCGGCCGATCTCGTCGATGCGGTGACGCAGTTGCGCGCGGCGGACCAGGTGCAGGCGGCGCGGGGCGAAAGCGGCGCGGCGGATGCAGTCGACGAGTTGCCGGATACGCCGACCATGGTGCGGCCCCCGGTGATCGCGACCCCGCAAGCCCCGCAAGCCCCGCAAGCCCCGCAAGCCCCGCAAGCCCCGCAAGCCCCGCAAGCCCCGCAAGCCACGCAAGCCACGCAAGCCACGCAAGCCACGCAAGCCACGCAAGCCACGCAAGCCACGCAAGCCACGCAAGCCACGCAAGCCACGCAAGCCACGCAAGCCACGCAAGCCACGCAAGCCACGCAAGCCACGCAAGCCACGCAAGCCACGCAAGCCACGCAAGCCACGCAAGCCACGCAAGCCACGCAAGCCACGCAAGCCACGCAAGCCACGCAAGCCACGCAAGCCACGCAAGCGGCTCCGACCCTGCAACAAGCGTCTTCGATCACGCAGGTAGCCCCATCCATGCAGGCAGGACCGCTCGAATCAGCCGAGCTCGCCACCACCCGCCACGCTGAACCCATCCACCCCGCCGCGCACGACATACTGCTCGTCGCGCTCTGCGACGGCCTCGGCATCGACGCGGCATCGCTGGCGGGCCGGGACGCGGCCGACGTCGCGCGCCTGGCCGGCGCCTTGCTGCGCGATGCGGTGGGCGGCGCGATGGCGGCGCTGCGCACGGGCCACATGCCCGGCGCGGCGGCCGGGCCGGAACTCGATGGCGCCGATCCGCTGCGCGACTGCAGCGATGTCGAAACCGCCTTGCGCCTGTTGCTGTCGGCATCCGCCGCGAGCGCCTCGCGCGATCGGCTGCGCGACGCCTTCGGCGAGTTGCGCGATCGCCAGCTCGCGTTGCGCGGCGGCTTGCGCGAGGTCCTCGCCGGACTCGATCCCGCTCGCCTGGATCCGGAAGCGGGATGGCGCGACTGGCTGCCGGGCAGCGCGGCACGCCTGCGCGCGCAATATGCGCGCGACTGGACGCGCGTCTCGCAACAGGCCGCGGCCGCGCTCGACTTGCAGCCCGTCGCCGCCCCGGGCCAGCAAGCGCCGAACTGA
- a CDS encoding serine/threonine-protein kinase: MTRLPEPLPASIGRYRIENVLGRGAMGVVYLATDPHIQRPVALKTIRGELLHAAEAGGEPGIAAEAALPARFINEARAAGRLVHPNIVGVFDYGEADGTAYIAFEYVRGETLAARLAAHARQGTRMPARNVLVWFAQLLDALAYAHELGVIHRDIKPANLLIAPRGECKITDFGIAQLDTGRLTQVGMLIGTPSYMSPEQVSGAPIDARSDLFSAGVVLYEMLTGRCPFAGSSAAVMRQVLDETPSPPSSLAPELPPELDAMVLQALAKDPGQRHASAQHWRGEVLALLETLAARLDPDQTIVLAPLAQAALAPPPAAEARTLPVDWSPEFLAQLEQRLVTHVGPVASRLVRRAAAQATDPRMLAAELARHLPDEAARQDFDTLLQRHAASGTAVTRVMTMPGATQAGSGAGQAPAVDTALVETAVQRLATHIGPIARIVARRAAVDADLATFQARLLEALPDSVDKAAFLRGLDEGS, encoded by the coding sequence ATGACGCGCCTGCCGGAACCGCTGCCGGCCAGCATCGGCCGCTACCGCATCGAAAACGTGCTGGGCCGCGGCGCGATGGGCGTGGTCTATCTCGCCACCGATCCGCATATCCAGCGGCCGGTGGCGCTCAAGACCATCCGCGGCGAGCTGCTGCACGCGGCCGAGGCGGGCGGCGAGCCCGGCATCGCCGCCGAGGCCGCGCTGCCGGCGCGCTTCATCAACGAGGCGCGCGCCGCCGGGCGGCTGGTGCATCCGAATATCGTCGGCGTGTTCGACTACGGCGAGGCCGACGGCACGGCCTATATCGCCTTCGAATACGTGCGCGGCGAGACCCTGGCCGCGCGACTCGCCGCGCACGCGCGCCAGGGCACGCGCATGCCGGCGCGCAACGTGCTGGTGTGGTTCGCGCAACTGCTGGACGCGCTCGCCTACGCGCACGAGCTCGGCGTGATCCATCGAGACATCAAGCCGGCCAACCTGCTGATCGCACCGCGCGGCGAGTGCAAGATCACCGACTTCGGCATCGCCCAGCTCGATACCGGGCGGCTCACCCAGGTCGGCATGCTGATCGGCACGCCCAGCTACATGTCGCCGGAGCAGGTCTCGGGCGCGCCGATCGACGCGCGCAGCGACCTGTTCTCGGCCGGCGTGGTGCTCTACGAGATGCTGACCGGCCGCTGCCCGTTCGCAGGCTCGTCGGCGGCGGTGATGCGGCAGGTGCTCGACGAGACGCCCTCGCCGCCCTCCAGCCTCGCGCCGGAGCTGCCGCCCGAGCTCGACGCGATGGTGCTGCAGGCGCTGGCCAAGGATCCGGGGCAGCGCCACGCCTCGGCGCAGCACTGGCGCGGCGAAGTGCTGGCCCTGCTGGAGACGCTCGCGGCCAGGCTCGACCCGGACCAGACCATCGTGCTCGCACCGCTCGCGCAGGCGGCGCTGGCCCCGCCGCCGGCCGCCGAGGCGCGCACGCTGCCGGTCGACTGGTCGCCGGAGTTCCTGGCGCAGTTGGAGCAGCGGCTGGTCACCCATGTCGGGCCGGTGGCCTCGCGGCTGGTGCGGCGCGCGGCGGCGCAGGCCACCGATCCGCGCATGCTGGCCGCCGAGCTGGCGCGCCACCTGCCCGACGAGGCCGCGCGCCAAGACTTCGATACGCTGCTGCAGCGTCACGCGGCTTCGGGCACGGCCGTCACGCGCGTGATGACGATGCCGGGGGCGACGCAGGCGGGCAGCGGGGCCGGCCAGGCGCCGGCCGTGGATACAGCGCTGGTCGAGACGGCGGTGCAGCGGCTCGCCACCCATATCGGGCCGATCGCGCGGATCGTGGCGCGGCGCGCGGCGGTCGATGCCGATCTCGCCACCTTCCAGGCGCGGCTGCTGGAGGCCCTGCCGGATTCGGTGGACAAGGCTGCGTTCCTGCGCGGGCTCGACGAGGGTTCGTAG
- a CDS encoding c-type heme family protein, protein MKLSLAIKFNLVFVAIFAIGLTAAGIVADRVLQQQALDETRHDADVLMSAAEAMQDYTAKHITPLLSTQIQYSFVPESVPAFSAIEMLNTLQGSFPNFSYRSTMLNPTNPRDRATDWESEVIAHLHDKPALKEVTGQRRTPGGEQLLFLARPTSITDATCMQCHSTPAAAPRTMLDKYGPANGFGWQMNQVIGAEFVSVPMSESIARGRALWRSFMEALTVVFVVVLVVLNVLVHFLVTRRLQTLSRAADAVSLGKLDDVELPTRGGDEIASLAVSFGRMRTSLVTAFEILDETGAASTAPNGSRP, encoded by the coding sequence ATGAAGCTGTCGCTCGCCATCAAGTTCAATCTCGTGTTCGTCGCGATCTTCGCGATCGGGCTGACCGCGGCCGGCATCGTCGCCGACCGCGTGCTGCAACAGCAGGCGCTCGACGAGACGCGCCACGACGCCGACGTGCTGATGAGCGCGGCCGAGGCGATGCAGGACTACACCGCCAAGCACATCACGCCGCTGCTGTCGACGCAGATCCAGTATTCCTTCGTGCCCGAATCGGTGCCGGCCTTCTCGGCCATCGAGATGCTGAACACCTTGCAGGGCAGCTTCCCGAACTTCTCCTATCGCTCGACCATGCTGAACCCGACCAATCCGCGCGACCGCGCGACCGATTGGGAGTCCGAGGTGATCGCGCACCTGCACGACAAGCCCGCGCTGAAGGAGGTGACGGGCCAGCGGCGCACGCCGGGCGGCGAGCAGTTGCTGTTCCTGGCGCGGCCGACCAGCATCACCGACGCGACCTGCATGCAGTGCCACAGCACGCCCGCGGCCGCGCCGCGCACCATGCTCGACAAGTACGGCCCGGCCAACGGCTTCGGCTGGCAGATGAACCAGGTGATCGGCGCGGAGTTCGTGTCGGTGCCGATGTCGGAATCGATCGCGCGCGGGCGCGCGCTGTGGCGCAGCTTCATGGAGGCGCTGACGGTGGTGTTCGTGGTGGTGCTGGTGGTGCTCAACGTGCTGGTGCACTTCCTGGTCACGCGGCGCCTGCAGACGCTGTCGCGCGCGGCCGACGCGGTCAGCCTCGGCAAGCTCGACGACGTCGAGCTGCCGACCCGCGGCGGCGACGAGATCGCCTCGCTGGCGGTGTCCTTCGGGCGCATGCGCACCAGCCTGGTGACGGCCTTCGAGATCCTCGACGAGACCGGCGCCGCGAGCACCGCGCCGAACGGGTCGCGGCCATGA
- the tssB gene encoding type VI secretion system contractile sheath small subunit produces the protein MATRQSSQKFIARNRAPRVQIEYDVELYGAQKKVQIPFVMGVMSDLSGANAGELPPIEERKALEIDVDNFDSRMQSMKPRVNFTVPNTLTGEGNLEVDISFESMDDFSPAAVARKVDSLARLLEARTQLANLGTYLDGKVGAEKLIAQALKDPALLQSLSSAPKAADTEPGQE, from the coding sequence ATGGCAACGAGGCAGAGCAGTCAGAAATTCATTGCGCGCAATCGGGCGCCGCGCGTCCAGATCGAGTACGACGTCGAGTTGTACGGCGCGCAGAAGAAAGTGCAGATCCCGTTCGTGATGGGCGTGATGTCGGACCTGTCCGGCGCCAATGCCGGCGAGCTGCCGCCGATCGAGGAGCGCAAGGCGCTCGAGATCGACGTCGACAACTTCGACAGCCGCATGCAGTCGATGAAGCCGCGCGTCAACTTCACGGTGCCGAACACGCTGACCGGCGAAGGCAACCTCGAGGTCGACATCAGCTTCGAGAGCATGGACGACTTCTCGCCGGCCGCGGTGGCGCGCAAGGTGGATTCGCTCGCCAGGCTGCTCGAGGCGCGCACCCAGCTGGCCAATCTCGGCACCTATCTCGACGGCAAGGTCGGCGCGGAGAAGCTGATCGCGCAGGCGCTGAAGGACCCGGCGCTGCTGCAGTCGCTGAGCTCGGCGCCCAAGGCCGCCGACACCGAACCCGGACAGGAGTGA
- the tssC gene encoding type VI secretion system contractile sheath large subunit, whose product MESQKQFEGAPQGAVAEANDFAALLNKEFKPKNERAKEEVEAAVRTLAEQVLRDSNVVSDDVTQTINAYVAEIDRKLSEQLNHVLHHAEFQKLEGAWRGLHHLVTNSETDPMLKIRVMNISKKELAKNLKRFKGVAWDQSPVFKRVYEEEYGQLGGEPYGCLIGDYYFDHSPQDVELLRGISQIAAASHAPFISAADSSLLGMENWNELANPRDLSMIFTTPDYAGWRSLREMDDARYLALTMPRTLARLPYGAKTDPVEEFDFEEDTEGADSGKYTWQNAAYSMAVNINRSFKLYGWCTRIRGVESGGAVENLPVHTFPSDDGGVDMKCPTEIAITDRRSAELDKMGLMPLVHRKNSDVAAFIGAQSVAKPEEYDDPAATANSNLSARLPYMFACCRFAHYLKCIVRDKIGSFSTREQMENWLSNWVMNYVDGDPVNSSEETKARKPLAAAQVVVEEVEDNPGYYTSKFFLKPHYQLEGLTVSLRLVSRLPSARAA is encoded by the coding sequence ATGGAAAGCCAGAAGCAATTCGAAGGCGCGCCGCAGGGCGCGGTGGCCGAGGCGAACGATTTCGCGGCGCTGCTGAACAAGGAGTTCAAGCCCAAGAACGAGCGCGCCAAGGAGGAAGTGGAAGCCGCGGTGCGCACGCTCGCCGAGCAGGTGCTGCGCGATTCGAACGTGGTCTCGGACGACGTCACGCAGACCATCAACGCCTACGTGGCCGAGATCGACCGCAAGCTCAGCGAGCAGTTGAACCACGTGCTGCACCACGCCGAATTCCAGAAGCTGGAAGGCGCCTGGCGCGGCCTGCATCACCTGGTCACCAATTCCGAAACGGATCCGATGCTGAAGATCCGCGTGATGAACATCTCGAAGAAGGAACTGGCCAAGAACCTCAAGCGCTTCAAGGGCGTGGCCTGGGACCAGAGCCCGGTGTTCAAGCGCGTCTACGAGGAAGAATACGGCCAGCTCGGCGGCGAGCCCTACGGCTGCCTGATCGGCGATTACTACTTCGACCACAGTCCTCAGGACGTCGAACTGCTGCGCGGCATCTCGCAGATCGCCGCGGCCTCGCACGCGCCCTTCATCTCGGCGGCCGATTCCAGCCTGCTCGGCATGGAGAACTGGAACGAGCTGGCGAACCCGCGCGACCTGTCGATGATCTTCACCACGCCCGACTACGCCGGCTGGCGCTCGCTGCGCGAGATGGACGACGCGCGCTACCTGGCGCTGACCATGCCGCGCACGCTGGCACGCCTGCCCTACGGCGCGAAGACGGACCCGGTGGAGGAATTCGATTTCGAGGAAGACACCGAAGGCGCCGACTCGGGCAAGTACACCTGGCAGAACGCGGCCTATTCGATGGCGGTCAACATCAACCGCTCGTTCAAGCTCTATGGCTGGTGCACGCGGATTCGCGGCGTGGAATCGGGCGGCGCGGTGGAGAACCTGCCGGTGCATACCTTCCCGAGCGACGACGGCGGGGTGGACATGAAGTGCCCGACCGAGATCGCGATCACCGACCGCCGCTCGGCCGAGCTCGACAAGATGGGCCTGATGCCGCTGGTGCATCGCAAGAACTCCGACGTGGCCGCCTTCATCGGCGCGCAGTCGGTGGCCAAGCCCGAGGAATACGACGATCCGGCCGCCACCGCCAACTCGAACCTGTCGGCGCGCCTGCCCTACATGTTCGCCTGCTGCCGCTTCGCGCACTACCTGAAGTGCATCGTGCGCGACAAGATCGGCTCGTTCAGCACGCGCGAGCAGATGGAGAACTGGCTGTCGAACTGGGTGATGAACTACGTCGACGGCGACCCGGTGAACTCCAGCGAGGAAACCAAGGCGCGCAAGCCGCTGGCGGCCGCTCAGGTGGTGGTGGAGGAAGTCGAGGACAACCCCGGCTACTACACCTCCAAGTTCTTCCTCAAGCCGCATTACCAGCTCGAAGGCCTGACGGTGTCGCTGCGCCTGGTCTCGCGCCTGCCCTCGGCACGCGCCGCATGA
- a CDS encoding Hcp family type VI secretion system effector, translating into MHLKFGSGSVTIQGASNHSKHKNEVPIIAWSWGVSNTGNLHTGAGYASGGKANIQDITVTKYIDSCSNAILNACCTGARVDNAYLYVTNATGQQTDFVTIELSEGVLITSVSTGGTGGDERLTENITLHFGKFKYSFQPQDDEGKANGGTKDFTYDIQQVAKQ; encoded by the coding sequence ATGCACCTGAAATTCGGCTCCGGTTCGGTCACGATCCAGGGCGCGTCCAACCACTCGAAGCACAAGAACGAGGTGCCGATCATCGCCTGGTCGTGGGGCGTGAGCAACACCGGCAACCTGCACACCGGCGCCGGCTACGCCTCGGGCGGCAAGGCCAACATCCAGGACATCACGGTCACCAAGTACATCGACAGCTGCTCGAACGCGATCCTGAACGCCTGCTGTACCGGCGCGCGCGTCGACAACGCCTACCTGTACGTGACCAACGCCACCGGCCAGCAGACCGACTTCGTGACCATCGAGCTCAGCGAAGGCGTGCTGATCACCTCGGTGTCGACCGGCGGCACCGGCGGCGACGAGCGCCTGACCGAGAACATCACGCTGCACTTCGGCAAGTTCAAGTACTCGTTCCAGCCGCAGGACGACGAGGGCAAGGCCAACGGCGGCACCAAGGATTTCACCTACGACATCCAGCAGGTCGCCAAGCAGTAA